GGTAAAGGATCTAAGGATAGGATTGTATTTGTTGACTCTAAAACAAGAGAAATGTTGGAACAATATATTTTAGAGAGAAATGATTCAAACGAAGCTCTATTCTTAAGTACACATGGAGACAGAATTTCGGCAAGAACAATTCAGTGGTTAATAAAGAAGTACTCTATAGACTCGGGGATAGAAAAAAAGGTAACACCTCATGTATTAAGACATTCATTTGCAACACATATGCTTGAAGGTGATGCTGATATAGTAGTTATTAAGGAATTACTAGGGCATTCTAATCTATCAACTACACAAATCTATACTCATATAACAGATGAACGAAGAAAGAAAGTTTATGATAAAGCGCATCCTTTATCAAAAGAATAACTTTAAAAACAATTATAAAAGTCTCTAATTGGTGTTTTAATGAGAATAATTCTTTTAGGTCCGCCAGGCTGCGGTAAAGGGACTCAGGCTGAAGTCATCTGTAAGAATTTTAACATACCTCATATTTCTACAGGGGATATACTTAGAAACAATGTTAAAAGAGGGACGGAGATAGGAAGGGCTGCAAAGGAATATATGGATTCTGGTCGCCTTGTTCCTGACAATATTATTATCAGCATGATGAAAGACAGATTTTTAGAAGATGATTGTAAAAGGGGATTTTTACTTGATGGCTTTCCTAGGACGATTGCTCAGGCCGAAGCTTTGGATGACTTGTTGGAAAAAATGGACATATCTTTAGATCATATCATAAACATCGATGTACCGGATGAAGACATAATCAATAGAATATCCAAAAGATTATCATGTTCAAATTGCGGAGAAGTCTATAATCTAATGTTTAAGAAACCTAAGAAAGAAATGACTTGTGATTCTTGTGATTTAAAGCTCCATCAAAGAGACGATGATAAAGAAGAAGTCGTAAGGAACAGGCTTGAAGTATATAGAAAACAAACTGCTCCACTTATAGAATACTATAAGAAAAAAATAAAAAATGTCGACGGCAAGAAAAATATAAGTGAAGTCACTAAAGATATTCTTAATATTTTAAATTCTT
The sequence above is drawn from the Methanofastidiosum sp. genome and encodes:
- a CDS encoding adenylate kinase — protein: MRIILLGPPGCGKGTQAEVICKNFNIPHISTGDILRNNVKRGTEIGRAAKEYMDSGRLVPDNIIISMMKDRFLEDDCKRGFLLDGFPRTIAQAEALDDLLEKMDISLDHIINIDVPDEDIINRISKRLSCSNCGEVYNLMFKKPKKEMTCDSCDLKLHQRDDDKEEVVRNRLEVYRKQTAPLIEYYKKKIKNVDGKKNISEVTKDILNILNS